One part of the Solanum dulcamara chromosome 3, daSolDulc1.2, whole genome shotgun sequence genome encodes these proteins:
- the LOC129883265 gene encoding N-alpha-acetyltransferase MAK3, whose product METRRENEPEVDIKASEIKYVSYGGEHHLPLIMNLVDEELSEPYSIFTYRYFVYLWPQLSFMAFHNGKCIGTVVCKMGEHRGTFRGYIAMLVVLKPYRGKGIATELVTRSIKVMMESGCEEVTLEAEVTNKGALALYGRLGFIRAKRLFRYYLNGVDAFRLKLLFPRSESQPFNSTADAGGESLEYNEHIHCGENPPCCQYNM is encoded by the exons ATGGAGACAAGGCGTGAAAATGAACCAGAAGTAGACATCAAGGCATCAGAAATCAAATATGTTAGCTATGGGGGTGAACATCATCTACCTCTTATCATGAACCTTGTCGATGAAGAGCTTAGTGAGCCCTACTCCATCTTCACTTACCGCTACTTTGTCTATCTTTGGCCACAACTGTCTTTTATG GCCTTCCATAATGGGAAATGTATAGGGACGGTGGTCTGCAAGATGGGAGAGCATCGTGGTACATTCAGAGGTTACATTGCAATGCTTGTCGTGCTTAAGCCTTACAGAGGCAAAGGAATTG CTACAGAACTTGTCACGAGATCAATCAAGGTGATGATGGAATCTGGTTGTGAAGAG GTGACTTTGGAAGCAGAAGTTACGAATAAAGGAGCACTCGCTTTGTATGGCCGTCTTGGATTTATTAGAGCAAAGAGACTTTTTCGTTATTATTTGAACGGTGTAGATGCTTTCCGGCTGAAGCTATTATTTCCACGCTCAGAATCACAGCCCTTTAATTCCACGGCTGATGCTGGTGGTGAGAGCCTCGAGTATAATGAGCACATACATTGTGGAGAGAATCCCCCTTGTTGCCAATACAACATGTAA